The DNA window GCTCGGACCCGCCGAGACCGGCCGGATCCATGCGGGGATCGGCCTTGCCGGGACCGGGCGGAAGAGTGCGCTGGAGGCGCTGCGCGCGATCGCCCACCCCTTTGCAAAAATGGATTTCGTCAGCGACGGCATGGCCGCCTGCCTCGGCGCACATTCGGGCGAGGACGGCGCTATCGTCATCGCAGGGACAGGCTCCATCGGCCTCGGCGTCGTCGACGGGCGGGAATTGAGGGTGGGCGGCTACGGTTTCCCGATCTCGGACGAGGGGAGCGGGGCGGATCTGGGGCTGAAAGCCGTGCAGCTTGCGCTGCGCGCCCATGACGGCCGCCACGAGAAGACGCCGCTGCTGGCGGAGGTCATGCAGCGGTTCCGGAACGACCCGATGGAAGCGGTGGCTTGGATGGACCGCGCCACGGCCACTGATTATGCGTCCCTTGCTCCCATGGTGCTGCGCCATGCGGACCAGGGCGATCCGGCAGGGCGGCGGATCGTGCAAGCTGCCGCCGAACAGATCGATACGCTGGTGCGCGTGCTCTTCGAGAAGGGGGCGCCGCGCTTGACCTTGCTGGGCGGCCTGGCAAGCCCGATCGAGCCCTGGCTCGCACCCGACGTGCGCCGGCGCTTGAAACCGGCCGACGGCGATGCCGTTTCTGGAGCGATCATCCTCGCGAGGAGATCTACGGCGCCTTCGAGCAGTTCCGCAGCCTGACTCCGGAGTACGGTCGGAAAGCGCAGATGGCGAGAAAATAGGAATATTATATTCCTAATTTCGGTTGACGTTGTGAATGGAAAATTCTAGAATCTTAACAAAATGGAAAGAGACCGCGGGGCCGGCCTGCGGGAGCCGTCCAAACAGCGGCAGTTTCCTGAGAGCGAGCAGATGACCGAACAGGGATTGATATCCGAGCTGGAACGGCTTGTTTCGGAGGGCCGGAACCCCAGGACGATGGATATCGACCTGTTGCCGACCGTCGAGGTCCTGCGCAAAATCAACAATGAAGACAAGGCTGTCGCCGAGGCCGTTGAGAAAGTGATTCCGGACGTTGCCGCTGCGGTCGATCGGATCGTCGGAGCGTTCCAGAAGGGGGCGCGGCTCATCTATATGGGCGCCGGCACGAGCGGCCGGCTGGGGGTTCTCGACGCGTCGGAATGTCCGCCCACTTTCGGCGTGCCGGAGGAGATGGTCGTCGGCCTGATCGCGGGCGGTCCCGAGGCACTGGTCCGTTCCATAGAAGGCGCCGAGGACGACACGGAAGAGGGGGCCGAGGCGCTGCGGCAGATCGGGCTGAGGGCGGACGACGTGGTGGTCGGCATCGCGGTGAGCGGACGCACGCCCTATGTGATCGGCGGGCTGGGCTATGCCAAGCAGATCGGGGCGACCACGGTTGCCCTTTCCTGCAATCCAGCCTCGATCATCGCCGGCATTGCCGACATCGCCATCTCGCCGGTGGTGGGGCCGGAGGCCCTGACGGGCTCGACGCGGCTGAAGTCGGGCACGGCGCAGAAACTTGTGCTCAACATGCTGTCGACGGCGAGCATGATCCGCATCGGCAAGAGCTACCAGAACCTGATGGTGGACGTGAATCCGAGCAACCGGAAGCTGGTTGCTCGGGCCATCCGCATCGTCATGCAGGCGGCCGGCTGCACGGCGGAAGAGGCAAGGCAGGCGCTCGCCCGGACCGGCAACGACGTGAAGCTGGCCATCCTGGTGGTCATGACCGGCATGGGGCCTGACGAAGCGCAGGAGACGCTCAGGAATGCGGGAGGCTTTCTCCGCAGGGCGATCGGCGACAAAGGCGGTGTGACGCCGCCCAATCATTGATAAGAGGGCCGAGGCCGGCCCGGCGGAACGTAGACGAAAAGTTCGATCCAGAAGGGGAGAGAGACAGAAATGACACGCCACCTTATGACAAAGTTCATTCGCGGCATCGCCGTTGCGGCGATGCTCGGCACGGCGGCGGTTTCGGCGACCGCCAATGCCGCGACGCTGCGCATGGCCTGGGCGCAGGATGCGACCGGCCTCGACCCGCACAAGCAGACGGCCTTCCCCTCGCTGCGGCTCCTGGAACTCGTCTATGAGCCGTTGGTGCGGCTTGACGCCGATCTCCAGATCGGCCCGGCGATCGCGGAATCATGGGAGTTCTCGGCCGACGGCAGGGAATTGACCTTCAAGCTCGACCCCGACGCCAAGTTCCACAACGGCGCGGCGGTGACCGCCGCCGACGTGAAAGTCTCGTTCGAGCGCATCCTGGACGAAGCGACGGGCGCGGTGGCGCGCGCGAACTTCCTTTCGATAGAGGGCATCGAGACGCCGGACGAAGGCACGGTCGTCTTCAAGCTGTCGCAGCCGGACGCGCCGATCCTGACGGCGATGAGCGACATCAACGCGGCCATCGTCCCTGCCAGCGAAGTCGAAGCGGGCTCGATCGGCACGGAGACCGTCGGGTCCGGTCCGTTCAAGCTCGATGAATGGGACCCGAATTCCAAGGCGGTGCTCGACGCCAACGAGGAATGGGCGGGCGGTACGGTCGGCATCGACGGGATCAATATCAGCGTGCTTCCCGACGAGACGGCGATCCTGGCCGCGATGCGCGCCGGCCAGATCGATTTCGCGCTGTTGAACGATCCGCTGGTGGCCACGCTGGTGCCGCGCGAGGCGAGCCTGCAGCTCAACCGCGCGCCGGTGCTGGCCTATCACGTGCTGCAGCTCAACCCCTCGCGCTCGCCGATGACGGAGCTCGGCGTGCGGCAGGCGATCTCCTGCGCCATCGACCGGCAGGAGGTGCTCGACACGGCCTCGCTGGGCGAGGGCAAGGTCACGGGGCCGCTGACGATCCCGGCCTATGCAACCGATCCGAAAGAGCTTTTCTGCTACGAACGCGACATCGAGAAGGCGAAGAAGCTGATGGCAGACGCCGGCCATGCGGACGGCTTCTCGGCCACCGTG is part of the Chelativorans sp. AA-79 genome and encodes:
- the murQ gene encoding N-acetylmuramic acid 6-phosphate etherase produces the protein MTEQGLISELERLVSEGRNPRTMDIDLLPTVEVLRKINNEDKAVAEAVEKVIPDVAAAVDRIVGAFQKGARLIYMGAGTSGRLGVLDASECPPTFGVPEEMVVGLIAGGPEALVRSIEGAEDDTEEGAEALRQIGLRADDVVVGIAVSGRTPYVIGGLGYAKQIGATTVALSCNPASIIAGIADIAISPVVGPEALTGSTRLKSGTAQKLVLNMLSTASMIRIGKSYQNLMVDVNPSNRKLVARAIRIVMQAAGCTAEEARQALARTGNDVKLAILVVMTGMGPDEAQETLRNAGGFLRRAIGDKGGVTPPNH
- a CDS encoding ABC transporter substrate-binding protein translates to MTRHLMTKFIRGIAVAAMLGTAAVSATANAATLRMAWAQDATGLDPHKQTAFPSLRLLELVYEPLVRLDADLQIGPAIAESWEFSADGRELTFKLDPDAKFHNGAAVTAADVKVSFERILDEATGAVARANFLSIEGIETPDEGTVVFKLSQPDAPILTAMSDINAAIVPASEVEAGSIGTETVGSGPFKLDEWDPNSKAVLDANEEWAGGTVGIDGINISVLPDETAILAAMRAGQIDFALLNDPLVATLVPREASLQLNRAPVLAYHVLQLNPSRSPMTELGVRQAISCAIDRQEVLDTASLGEGKVTGPLTIPAYATDPKELFCYERDIEKAKKLMADAGHADGFSATVIAATGEPPTAAAEAQVIQSQLAEIGIDLDIRMMELNVYVDTWLKGDFDMAVALNGGRADPYTMYNRYWTKSGNLQHVANYIDDTLDSLMQQGREETDPEKRKAIFADFEKHLAEVSPWIWLYTSYGYTAQQKTVQGFEPSPTGTLFGLSKVTIGQ
- a CDS encoding N-acetylglucosamine kinase, whose protein sequence is MSTGRKPRYFLGVDGGGTGCRARIEDEAGAVLGQGLSGPATTRLGIEEAWASVSRAFGAAIEEAGLGPAETGRIHAGIGLAGTGRKSALEALRAIAHPFAKMDFVSDGMAACLGAHSGEDGAIVIAGTGSIGLGVVDGRELRVGGYGFPISDEGSGADLGLKAVQLALRAHDGRHEKTPLLAEVMQRFRNDPMEAVAWMDRATATDYASLAPMVLRHADQGDPAGRRIVQAAAEQIDTLVRVLFEKGAPRLTLLGGLASPIEPWLAPDVRRRLKPADGDAVSGAIILARRSTAPSSSSAA